Sequence from the Candidatus Saccharibacteria bacterium oral taxon 488 genome:
GGCCACTGTTTCCATGATACCACTCAGACTGGCAACTTTTGCCTCATACTGCCGAGCAATCAAGGCCGAAGAAAACGTCTCCAGTTTCAACGCCAGCCGTGCCCCCTGTTCCAACAGTCGTCGAATACCGCGCTTTTCCTGCGAGATACCGACTTTGATAACTCCCGGCGCGAAATATGCCAGATAGACGAAGTGCGGCTGCTGATTGATTTTTTCTTGTTGTACCGACACCGAATCGGCATTATAAAATGCTGGATTAAAGCCAGTTCTGTTACGGCATTTCAAGCAGTTTCCATATTTGCCATCAACCGTGGCGCTGTCAGGACAAACCTGGCTGCAGTGATTGTCGAAATCCACCCAGCCCGTGCAGTATTTAGCAGAAAAATCAAACGCCAGTGACAACTCCTGCCCCACAATATCACTACGCTCAGTCTTGCCGTCAACCTGCCACTCCAGAAATGGCCGGTTTTCGGTATCAAAGCTGGCGTAGCTTAGCAAAAACTCCCCAGACATAGCACCATTATATCAAAAGCCGCCCGGTAACCACCCGGGACGGCCTCAAATGTCAAAAACGGTCTATAGCGGCGCTTCGACAGCTGCCCAGGTGGCGTCCGGATTGTCATCAGGGATGATGATGGTGACTTGGTCGCCGACTTCGATGCGGAAGAAGGTGACGCTGGCGAGCAGGATGCGATATTCGCGGCCGTTGGCTTCGACGTAGTAAACGCCGTCGTGCTGGACGAGCGTGCCGATGACTTGTTTGCGCGAGACCGGGCCAATTTGCTTGTAGATAAAGCTGCCGTCCTCGGCGATGGTTAATTTCAAGATGTCGCCCTCGACGAGCTTGGACTTCGAGGCGTAGTTCGCCGGGATTGGATAATTCTTGCCATCAGGCCCCATCATCATTTGGCCATCAAACACGCCCTCGATTACCTTGCCGGCAACATCGTCCGATGAGGTTTTTGGCGTGACGACTTGCCCATCATCACCAACGATGCTGATCAGCAGCTCCTTGGCCGCCGCTAAGTTGGTTTCTGCTTCTTGGATGAGCGTCCTGAGGCGCTTCACTTGCTTTTCCGGTAAATCAGACATATGGCTCGCATTCCTTGTCTATTTTTGATAGTACGTGAGAGTAATATAGCACTAATTATGTGAGTGTGCAAGTACCGCCGGCCTATTCGCATCGGCTAACGGCTCGTCTTTCCACAAGGATAACAGATAGTCGGGCAAAACTGTGGTAATTTTTACCCTTGCCAATAAAATACCGCCCGTGGTATAAGTCCCGGGCGGCATTTCTCTACGAAAACAATCGGTCGTTTCACGCAAAAATTAGCTTAACTCAACGCTAGCGCCTGCATCCTCGAGCGTCTTCTTGGCAGCTTCAGCTTCGTCCTTTGACACCTTTTCCTTGACTGGTGCTGGTGCGCCGTCAACGATAGCCTTTGACTCGCCGAGGCCTAAGCCGGTGATTTCCTTCACAGCCTTGATGACAGCGACTTTTTGAGCACCCGCGTCCTTTAGGGTGACGGTGAACTCAGTTTTTTCATCTTCTGCGGCAGTATCGCCGCCAGCAGCTGGACCAGCCACCGCAACTGCGGCTGCAGCCGGCTCGATGCCGTATTCTTCTTTCAGGTGATTTTTCAATTCGTTAACTTCTAGAACTGTCAACTTGGTCAGTTCTTCAGCCAATTTCTTAATATCAGCCATGGTATTCTCCTTAGATTATTGATTATTTATCATCTCGAGTCATCCAATCTTCAACGCCTCCTCTTTTCGCGCCGTGCGCCTTGAATGGCGCTCGGGCTGCAACGCTATACCGGAGCTTATGAAGACCGAATAACTCGAGATGATTGATTGCTAAACTTAAGCTGCAGCTTTGGCTTCGATGCCGTCCAGTAAGCCGTGCAAATTGCCGCCCAATGCGCCCACGGTATCGTGAACTGGTGAGAGTAGTTGTGCGACCACTTCGGCGATGAGCTGGTCTTTGCTTGGCAAGCCTGCCAGCGCTTTGATGTCAGCTTCGTTGATGCCGAGGCCTTCGCCTGAGAAACCACCGGCCAACTGTAGTGCTGGATGTGTCTTTGCAAACGTGTCCAAAACTTTGGCTGGCATGACCTCGTCTTCCGCGCTGATGGCGTAGACCAACTGGCCAACCAGGAGGTCAGTGTCGGTTTCTTTGTAGGTGTTGACGCCCTGCAATGCTACGCGTACCAAGCGGTTTTTGACAACCTTGATGACAACGTTTGCTTCGCGGGCAGCCTTGCGCAGCTCTTGCAATTCAGCCACGCTCAGACCCTGGTACCGCGCAAATGCCGTACCTTTGGCGTCTTTCAGAAGCTCGGTTAGTTCAGCAACCAAAGTTTGTTTTTTATCGCGTGAAATTGCCATAAAAATCCTTTCTTTGATTGGTTCTTGTGTGATTCGACCGATTTGTTAACGTGCGGTAATGGAGAATCTGGTTCTTGTTTACCCAAGTTTTAATCGAGCAAATAAAAACGTCTTTGATTCTCGCACTACCAAAGACGTGATTAAAACAGTTTTGTTTCATCCCTCGGCGGCATTTTTACATCTGTTTTTATACAAATCGCCGCTGTCTTTGGTAATGTTCCTTAGAATTGTAGCAGAAATGACAACGGGATGCAAGACGATTATGGGTTAATTTATGAATTTTTATGTATACGATGGCGGGTTTGTGTATTTCTGCTGCGTCGAGATAGCTTCTTCCTTGCCTCTGGTGTCATGCCGCCCCAGATGCCATATTTTTCATCGTTCTCAATCGCGTGATCAAGACAGTCATCCTTGACCTCGCATTTACGGCAAACTGCGAGAGCGTCTTTGGCGTATCGTTTATCTTTAGATTCTGGAAAGAACGTGTCTGGGTCACTTCCGAGACAGTTTGCCTCATTACGCCAGTTAGCGGTGGCAGCTTCGGACTGGTTCTTAGTATTTGGCAATAATTCACTCATTGGGTTATTATATCATACTACACGGTTATTGCAATATAAAACGCGCCTCAGGTGTGAAGCGCGTTTTATATTAAACAGGCCAACTTTACAGTGAAGTTTCAACCTTTACGCTCGGCCCCATGGCGGTGACGACAGCGATAGATTTGATATAAATGCCCTTGAGGCTGGATGGCTTTTGGGCGTTCAGGCTGGCGAGGAAAGCGCGGGTGTTTTCTGCCAGTTTGCCGGCGCCAAATGACACTTTACCGATCGCCAAGTGGACGATGGCCTGCTTGTCGACGCGGTACTCGACCTTGCCGGCCTTGGCTTCAGACACGGCTTTGGCGACGTCGGTAGCGACGGTGCCGGACTTTGGATTTGGCATCAAACCGCGCGGGCCGAGTAGCCGGGCGTACTTGCCAAGCTTTGGCATATATTGCGGCGTGGCGACCAAAATATCAAAGTTCAGCTCTTCCTTGTCCAGCTGCTTCAGGAATTCCTCGTCGCCGATGATGTCTGCGCCAGCTTTCTTAGCAGCGGCATGTTCGGTTTCCGGTGCGAAAACCGCCACGCGAACGTCTTTACCGGTGCCGTGCGGTAGTGCTACGGTCGAGCGGACGTTCTGGTCGGCTTGGCGCGGATCGACACCCAAGCGAACGTGGATTTCAACGCTGGCGTCGAACTTGACCGGGCTGGTCTCAGTCGCCAGTTTCAGTGCTTCGTCGAGGCTGTATAATTTACTTTTCTCAATCTTCTTCGCAGCTTCCTGATATTTCTTGCCGCGGCGCTCCAGGCGCGGGCGCGTAATTGGCTTCGGGCCTTTCTTAATATGTGCTTCGGTGTCGTCGGATTGCGGCGTGGTGTCGCCGGCTTCTTTGCGAGCTTCCTTTTCGGCCTTAGCTTCGGCTTCGTCGAGGGCTTTTTGGCTGCGTTTGCCGGCCTTGGCAACGACAGCCTCGCGCTCGGCGATGACGTCTTTGTCTTTAGTTTCGTGCGGCTTGC
This genomic interval carries:
- a CDS encoding WhiB family transcriptional regulator; translation: MSELLPNTKNQSEAATANWRNEANCLGSDPDTFFPESKDKRYAKDALAVCRKCEVKDDCLDHAIENDEKYGIWGGMTPEARKKLSRRSRNTQTRHRIHKNS
- the rplL gene encoding 50S ribosomal protein L7/L12, whose product is MADIKKLAEELTKLTVLEVNELKNHLKEEYGIEPAAAAVAVAGPAAGGDTAAEDEKTEFTVTLKDAGAQKVAVIKAVKEITGLGLGESKAIVDGAPAPVKEKVSKDEAEAAKKTLEDAGASVELS
- the rplA gene encoding 50S ribosomal protein L1, with translation MERRGKKYQEAAKKIEKSKLYSLDEALKLATETSPVKFDASVEIHVRLGVDPRQADQNVRSTVALPHGTGKDVRVAVFAPETEHAAAKKAGADIIGDEEFLKQLDKEELNFDILVATPQYMPKLGKYARLLGPRGLMPNPKSGTVATDVAKAVSEAKAGKVEYRVDKQAIVHLAIGKVSFGAGKLAENTRAFLASLNAQKPSSLKGIYIKSIAVVTAMGPSVKVETSL
- a CDS encoding DUF2797 domain-containing protein; protein product: MSGEFLLSYASFDTENRPFLEWQVDGKTERSDIVGQELSLAFDFSAKYCTGWVDFDNHCSQVCPDSATVDGKYGNCLKCRNRTGFNPAFYNADSVSVQQEKINQQPHFVYLAYFAPGVIKVGISQEKRGIRRLLEQGARLALKLETFSSALIARQYEAKVASLSGIMETVAASKKLGLIRRTLDAVAAEQALADTLMRIQQKLGLDFPNRELITCEDYFHTNGRDLSSVIDMTGHKTMAGVVVSVIGPILITDYDGQLLVYNVKKFIGYQAQAVDGAINIEIPNTQLALF
- the rplJ gene encoding 50S ribosomal protein L10; amino-acid sequence: MAISRDKKQTLVAELTELLKDAKGTAFARYQGLSVAELQELRKAAREANVVIKVVKNRLVRVALQGVNTYKETDTDLLVGQLVYAISAEDEVMPAKVLDTFAKTHPALQLAGGFSGEGLGINEADIKALAGLPSKDQLIAEVVAQLLSPVHDTVGALGGNLHGLLDGIEAKAAA